From a region of the Cyprinus carpio isolate SPL01 chromosome B21, ASM1834038v1, whole genome shotgun sequence genome:
- the LOC109070062 gene encoding thioredoxin-like protein 1 has protein sequence MVGVKVIGNDAEFQAELSGAGSRLAVVKFTMSGCRPCVRIAPAFNMLSNKYPQVVFLEVDVHVCQATAAANNISATPTFQFFRNKVRVDQYQGADASGLEDKIKQHVENDPGSNEDSDIPKGYMDLMPFVSKAGCECLNESDDCGFDNCLIKDSSYLESDCDEQLLITIAFNQPVKLFSLKLLAAELAQAPKSVKIFINLPRSMGFDDAERSEATQALDLSEEDYKDDGLIPLRYVKFQNVNSVTLFIRSNQGDEETTKVNYLTFIGTPVQATNMNDFKRVVGKKGESH, from the exons ATGGTCGGGGTGAAGGTGATCGGGAATGACGCGGAGTTCCAGGCGGAGCTGAGCGGCGCCGGATCGAGGCTGGCCGTGGTGAAGTTCACCATGAGcgg CTGTCGTCCTTGTGTCAGAATAGCTCCAGCGTTCAACATGTTGAGCAACAAATATCCTCAGGTTGTGTTTCTGGAAGTAGATGTCCATGTTTGTCAG GCGACAGCTGCAGCCAATAATATCTCAGCGACACCGACGTTCCAGTTCTTCCGAAACAAAGTGCGTGTGGACCAGTATCAGGGAGCGGACGCCTCGGGCCTGGAGGACAAGATCAAGCAGCACGTGGAGAACGACCCCGGCAGCAACGAGGACTCGGATATTCCCAAAGGATAC atggaCCTGATGCCGTTCGTCAGTAAAGCAGGCTGTGAATGTCTCAACGAGAGCGATGACTGTGGCTTTGACAACTGCTTGATCAAGGACTCGTCTTACCTGGAGTCAGACTGTGATGAACAG cTTCTGATCACAATCGCCTTCAATCAACCTGTCAAGCTCTTCTCCCTGAAACTGCTGGCTGCAGAATTAG CTCAAGCCCCAAAGAGTGTGAAGATCTTCATAAATCTTCCTCGTTCGATGGGTTTCGATGACGCGGAGAGGAGCGAAGCCACGCAGGCGCTGGATCTGTCGGAGGAAGACTACAAAGACGACGGCCTCATCCCGCTCAGATACGTCAAGTTTCAGAACGTCAACAGTGTGACC TTATTTATCAGGTCAAACCAAGGAGACGAGGAGACCACGAAAGTCAACTACTTGACGTTTATCGGGACTCCTGTCCAGGCGACGAACATGAACGACTTCAAACGG GTTGTGGGTAAGAAGGGAGAAAGTCACTGA